A region of Martelella sp. NC20 DNA encodes the following proteins:
- a CDS encoding TraC family protein has product MARAKSPSAIRDQIRTLQKQLREAEDKEALRIGQVAMKAGVETLDLSENELEAAFAEMVHSFRSGRKNEQRPSDVAQNA; this is encoded by the coding sequence ATGGCCCGCGCCAAATCCCCTTCCGCGATCCGTGACCAGATCAGAACTCTGCAAAAGCAGCTGCGTGAAGCTGAAGACAAGGAAGCGCTCAGGATTGGACAAGTCGCCATGAAGGCCGGCGTCGAAACCCTTGATCTTTCGGAGAATGAACTTGAGGCGGCATTTGCCGAGATGGTTCACTCCTTTCGTTCCGGGCGGAAGAATGAGCAGCGACCTTCTGACGTTGCGCAGAACGCTTAG
- a CDS encoding conjugal transfer protein TraD translates to MSSDLLTLRRTLSNLQSEYRKMRKRERSEDTRQKIELGGLVIKANLGDEDRAYILGVLLTGNRRKGDARLREQMIKLGREALRQ, encoded by the coding sequence ATGAGCAGCGACCTTCTGACGTTGCGCAGAACGCTTAGCAACCTGCAAAGCGAGTATAGAAAAATGCGCAAGCGCGAACGAAGCGAAGACACCCGCCAGAAGATCGAGCTTGGTGGACTGGTCATCAAAGCAAACCTCGGAGATGAGGACCGCGCCTACATTCTTGGCGTTCTGCTGACAGGAAATCGGAGAAAGGGTGACGCTCGACTTCGCGAACAAATGATCAAGCTGGGTCGCGAGGCGTTGCGCCAATGA
- a CDS encoding type IV secretion system DNA-binding domain-containing protein, with protein sequence MITKPRRSEFAILLYAGLFLVGISALVWVYFFALRSWNATSGSAYRLSFSQAIDCLKFWSSDLCRSRFTQALGYVPADLVKLQWLVAATLVAGIIAISIGGYIAFLMPPDKWIKSGRTVAGMPELLRAAKAEKIDSRDGLHWFNGWRLALEREVRHFIIFGSIGGGKTQTMIGLIVSAIARHDKVLVFDIKGDFTEKLPPTIKPNGSKVQPIIIAPQDRRSHVWDIAKDLRIAEDAVELATRLIPESRDRFFSNSARAVLAACTIRLMHENPGRWTWADLVAETRRDHLELLEVAHRYHPDAVRFLDADYRQVASTLSTLTADTNTLRLLATAWANYEGLERFSLRDWLLYKTDRRTVILQKSGRFSDQSDGWISAFLTIASGIVSDPELGDAKLRRIWFFVDEFAQLPKISRFSALLDIGRSKGVCVCLGVQDIAQIRDTYGRERADAWMSIVGTKIIAKVNSGPTAQRLESDVGQATVVYNRREPRGNGLEWVRDERRENTIERSEFETQLGPRKNGIDVLVTGIGEDVYKVRVPYTTLPHARDAQAPAQWTLDLITASRVEGFTTDDDTETGQTDSDANYPKQAIDVLKGMEPVGTPRNTTMVEGDTLDLFDERLPGI encoded by the coding sequence ATGATCACCAAACCCAGACGTTCCGAATTTGCTATTCTGCTCTATGCCGGTCTCTTCCTTGTGGGCATTTCGGCACTTGTCTGGGTTTATTTTTTTGCGCTTCGTTCATGGAACGCCACGAGCGGATCGGCCTACCGCCTATCGTTTTCGCAGGCGATCGACTGCCTCAAATTCTGGTCCTCCGATCTTTGCCGCAGTCGCTTTACTCAGGCTCTTGGCTACGTCCCGGCCGATCTGGTTAAACTGCAATGGTTGGTGGCTGCCACGCTTGTGGCGGGCATCATTGCTATTTCGATCGGCGGCTATATTGCCTTCCTCATGCCGCCGGATAAATGGATCAAATCCGGCCGAACTGTCGCCGGAATGCCCGAACTGCTGCGGGCCGCAAAGGCGGAAAAAATCGACAGCAGAGACGGCCTGCACTGGTTCAATGGATGGCGGCTGGCGCTCGAACGTGAGGTGCGACACTTCATCATCTTTGGCTCCATTGGCGGCGGCAAGACACAGACCATGATCGGGCTGATCGTCTCCGCGATCGCGCGACATGACAAGGTTCTCGTCTTCGATATCAAGGGAGACTTTACCGAGAAGCTGCCTCCAACGATCAAGCCAAATGGCTCCAAGGTGCAGCCAATCATCATTGCTCCGCAGGATCGGCGTTCCCATGTTTGGGATATCGCCAAGGATCTGCGCATTGCAGAGGATGCCGTTGAGCTGGCCACGCGACTGATCCCTGAATCAAGAGATCGGTTCTTTTCCAACTCGGCTCGTGCCGTGCTGGCCGCGTGCACCATACGCCTTATGCATGAGAACCCTGGAAGGTGGACGTGGGCCGATCTGGTAGCCGAGACGCGCCGTGACCATCTTGAACTTCTTGAGGTCGCGCATCGCTATCATCCCGATGCAGTTCGATTTCTGGACGCTGACTATCGACAAGTCGCCTCGACGCTTTCGACGCTCACCGCTGATACGAACACGCTGCGTCTGCTTGCAACGGCCTGGGCGAATTATGAAGGTCTGGAACGTTTTTCGTTGCGCGACTGGCTGCTCTACAAAACAGATCGGCGCACCGTCATCCTGCAAAAGTCCGGCCGGTTTTCTGACCAGTCTGACGGCTGGATCAGTGCGTTTCTTACCATTGCCTCCGGCATCGTGTCCGATCCGGAACTTGGCGACGCCAAGCTCCGTCGCATCTGGTTTTTCGTCGATGAGTTTGCCCAGCTGCCGAAGATCAGCCGGTTTTCGGCGCTGCTGGATATCGGACGGTCGAAAGGTGTTTGCGTCTGTCTCGGCGTGCAGGATATCGCACAGATCCGTGACACCTATGGGCGCGAACGCGCAGATGCGTGGATGTCGATCGTCGGAACGAAGATCATCGCCAAGGTGAATTCGGGGCCGACCGCTCAGCGACTTGAAAGCGATGTCGGTCAGGCCACAGTGGTCTATAATCGTCGTGAGCCGAGAGGAAACGGGTTGGAATGGGTGCGCGACGAGCGGCGCGAGAACACGATTGAGCGCTCCGAATTCGAGACGCAACTCGGGCCTCGCAAGAACGGTATCGATGTCCTCGTCACCGGCATTGGCGAGGACGTCTACAAGGTGCGCGTTCCCTATACCACCCTCCCCCATGCGCGCGATGCCCAAGCGCCAGCGCAATGGACCCTCGACCTTATCACTGCCAGCCGAGTTGAAGGTTTCACGACTGACGACGATACTGAGACCGGTCAGACGGACAGTGACGCAAACTATCCGAAACAGGCCATTGACGTTCTCAAGGGAATGGAGCCGGTCGGCACGCCCAGGAATACAACGATGGTAGAAGGCGACACGCTCGACCTGTTCGATGAACGATTGCCGGGGATCTGA
- a CDS encoding WGR domain-containing protein, with translation MLGQFDLFPTEVLLRRIEPATNKWRFYHLSIEGGLFGDWCLVRRWGRIGTSGQLKLDWFTSAGQAHDALAILEQSKRKRGYRG, from the coding sequence ATGCTGGGACAGTTTGACCTTTTCCCGACAGAAGTGCTCCTGCGCCGCATCGAGCCGGCCACGAACAAGTGGCGGTTCTATCATCTCAGCATCGAGGGCGGCCTGTTCGGAGACTGGTGCCTTGTGCGCCGCTGGGGCCGGATCGGAACCAGCGGTCAACTGAAGCTCGATTGGTTCACCTCGGCCGGACAGGCCCATGACGCACTCGCCATTCTGGAGCAAAGCAAGCGCAAGCGCGGCTACCGCGGCTGA
- a CDS encoding addiction module antidote protein, with protein MAKEVFSRFDAADYLKTNEDIAAFLDAAMEEGGDDPEYIAVVLGTIARARNMSQLARDTGLSREGLSRALSGNGNPTMATLMKVAKALDLKIQVVPAVSAGAASSASEHRAAS; from the coding sequence ATGGCAAAGGAAGTTTTTAGCCGTTTCGATGCGGCCGATTACCTGAAAACCAACGAGGATATTGCCGCCTTCCTGGATGCCGCGATGGAAGAAGGGGGAGACGACCCTGAATATATCGCTGTCGTTCTTGGAACCATTGCGCGGGCGCGCAATATGAGCCAGTTGGCGCGTGACACCGGGCTTTCTCGGGAAGGTCTTTCACGCGCGCTTTCCGGCAACGGGAACCCGACAATGGCAACTTTGATGAAAGTGGCCAAAGCGCTCGATCTTAAAATTCAGGTTGTTCCAGCCGTGTCTGCAGGAGCAGCTTCGAGCGCTTCAGAACATCGAGCCGCTTCCTAA
- a CDS encoding type II toxin-antitoxin system RelE/ParE family toxin codes for MVELIKTATFDHWLSSLKDRTVAAKVAARLVRLSMGNPGDVQPVGSGISELRIHYGKGYRVYYMRRGELIIVLLCGGDKSTQKKDIKAAKMLADEWKD; via the coding sequence ATGGTCGAGTTAATCAAAACGGCAACATTTGATCACTGGCTTTCGAGCCTGAAGGATCGAACTGTGGCCGCAAAGGTCGCCGCTCGCCTCGTGCGACTTTCAATGGGCAATCCCGGTGATGTGCAGCCCGTGGGATCGGGGATTTCCGAGCTCCGAATTCACTACGGCAAGGGATATCGCGTTTACTATATGAGGCGCGGCGAGTTGATTATCGTTTTGCTTTGCGGTGGCGACAAGTCGACGCAGAAAAAGGACATCAAGGCCGCAAAAATGCTGGCCGACGAATGGAAGGATTGA
- a CDS encoding Fic/DOC family protein encodes MTDPDKLSAVEAERVAGRLIELRLGGGPQPTFDTRHLKALHHHLFQDVYEWAGRTRDERVQLSDGTVATMPTMQKIDGEQFAIGPAISSALDRFSEDLCGQNFLRGFNRETFADQAAVYFNRLNSIHPFREGNGRTQREFMIALARNAGHELNFDVVSAERMAQASIAGHERGDVDAFKRMFREISDPERVQALEKAQKFLTSQGFDWQNRYMATTEPGRRYDGVLVGVGGSDFMMHDKKNILVGKTKDLPRPLPEQGQHVVFETPQKTPANARESRGRDDDFGHGLG; translated from the coding sequence TTGACCGATCCCGACAAGCTCTCTGCCGTTGAGGCGGAACGGGTCGCGGGCCGGCTGATCGAACTGCGTCTTGGGGGCGGGCCGCAGCCGACCTTTGATACGCGGCACCTGAAAGCGCTTCACCATCATCTTTTTCAGGACGTCTATGAATGGGCCGGGCGCACCCGAGACGAGCGGGTTCAGCTTTCTGATGGCACTGTCGCGACAATGCCGACCATGCAGAAGATCGACGGCGAGCAATTCGCGATCGGTCCGGCCATTTCCAGCGCACTGGACCGATTTTCCGAGGACCTGTGCGGTCAGAACTTCCTGCGCGGTTTCAATAGGGAGACGTTTGCCGACCAGGCCGCAGTTTACTTCAATCGGCTCAACTCGATTCATCCGTTTCGCGAGGGCAATGGCCGGACGCAGAGGGAGTTCATGATCGCGCTGGCGAGGAACGCCGGTCACGAACTGAACTTTGATGTCGTGTCGGCCGAGCGCATGGCGCAGGCCAGCATTGCCGGTCATGAACGCGGCGATGTCGATGCCTTCAAGCGAATGTTCCGCGAGATTTCTGATCCGGAACGTGTGCAGGCGCTGGAGAAGGCGCAGAAGTTCCTGACCTCGCAAGGCTTTGACTGGCAAAATCGCTATATGGCAACGACCGAGCCTGGCCGCCGCTATGATGGCGTTCTTGTCGGGGTTGGTGGGTCGGATTTCATGATGCATGACAAGAAGAATATTCTCGTCGGCAAGACAAAGGACCTGCCACGGCCGTTGCCCGAGCAAGGCCAGCATGTCGTGTTCGAAACGCCACAGAAGACCCCCGCGAACGCCCGAGAGAGTAGGGGGCGTGACGACGACTTTGGGCACGGCCTCGGCTAG
- a CDS encoding antitoxin VbhA family protein, producing MASTLEKTRISDAEMEQRRRLVDSADHSNTMEGLKRDPATDHIFEAFIRGEIEATDIVPMLKEFRAANG from the coding sequence ATGGCGAGCACCCTTGAAAAGACGCGCATCTCCGATGCCGAAATGGAACAGCGACGCCGGCTGGTCGACAGCGCCGATCATTCCAATACCATGGAAGGCCTGAAGCGCGATCCTGCCACCGACCACATTTTCGAGGCTTTCATTCGCGGCGAGATCGAGGCCACCGACATCGTTCCGATGCTCAAAGAGTTCCGCGCCGCCAACGGATGA
- a CDS encoding DUF736 domain-containing protein: MADLINFIRFNDNGTLEGNIAALDFDFDITGEELNSTNPKAPVYRLYGVSPRGRKIEVGGIWRQTNQNGEEYLQLTAATPSRAFRANLGKFPGQDDDDLLTVIPWS, translated from the coding sequence ATGGCAGACCTGATCAACTTCATCCGCTTCAACGACAACGGCACTTTGGAAGGCAACATCGCCGCGCTGGACTTCGACTTCGACATCACCGGCGAAGAGCTCAACAGCACGAACCCGAAAGCGCCTGTCTACCGCTTGTATGGCGTGTCCCCGCGAGGCCGGAAGATCGAGGTTGGCGGCATCTGGCGTCAGACGAACCAGAACGGCGAAGAGTACCTGCAGCTGACTGCTGCGACCCCGAGCCGGGCCTTCCGTGCAAACCTCGGCAAATTTCCCGGCCAAGACGACGATGACCTGCTGACCGTGATCCCCTGGAGCTAA
- a CDS encoding ATP-binding cassette domain-containing protein, translating to MTILCVEGLAKRYGDRTIGPATFTLTAGEVGLVVGGSGSGKSTLLDLIYGTRVASAGTAILDTGGWRRDLLTLSVVELISIRRSTIGYCTQFLTAIPGKSGLDLAREMAAPGTCLTEIEGLFEQLALPPHIWDLPAVTWSGGEKQRLNIALAALRRPRILLLDEPFASLDRPLHPHHLVFPIGLGESGHRVAHRRAPNRGRHPNGKDSDLTGSNKRVASAHVV from the coding sequence ATGACGATCCTGTGTGTCGAAGGCCTTGCGAAACGTTATGGCGACCGGACAATCGGCCCGGCGACCTTCACGCTGACGGCGGGCGAGGTGGGACTGGTCGTCGGCGGCTCGGGCTCGGGAAAATCGACGCTGCTGGACCTTATCTACGGTACTCGCGTGGCGAGCGCGGGCACGGCGATCCTGGATACCGGCGGGTGGCGGCGCGATCTTCTCACCCTTTCCGTGGTGGAACTGATCTCGATCAGGCGTTCGACCATTGGCTATTGCACGCAGTTTCTGACAGCTATTCCGGGCAAGTCCGGACTCGACCTTGCCCGAGAGATGGCCGCGCCCGGCACTTGCCTCACCGAAATAGAAGGGCTCTTTGAGCAGTTGGCGCTGCCGCCACATATCTGGGACCTGCCTGCCGTGACCTGGTCCGGTGGAGAGAAGCAACGTCTCAACATCGCGCTCGCCGCCTTGCGGCGACCGCGAATACTTCTACTCGATGAGCCCTTCGCCTCGCTCGATCGACCGCTGCACCCCCATCATTTGGTCTTTCCTATCGGACTTGGCGAGAGCGGGCACCGCGTCGCTCATCGGCGTGCACCAAACCGAGGACGGCATCCCAACGGCAAGGACAGCGATCTCACTGGATCTAACAAAAGGGTAGCGTCCGCGCACGTGGTGTAA
- a CDS encoding ATP-binding cassette domain-containing protein, with protein sequence MPSVRRKPPVPDLPQPLLTLDHISFGGRIVRGASLSLYPGEVLCLVGKSGAGKSTMLRTAAGCLPPTKGQVLLSVDDGTPLSLYDLPEQALVPLRRRRFGFVAQDARETLDLAASAAANIAQTLFDNGERHFGRALEAARHWFGALDLDEARMRDLPGAFSGGKQQRLQIARALVHEPDILLLDEPTTGLDTSAQARLLRLLSELQRRTGVAMLLVTHDLRIARLLAHRVIVLHEGRIVEEAPPDRLVADPCHPASRDLVASMI encoded by the coding sequence GTGCCGAGCGTGCGGAGGAAGCCGCCAGTGCCTGACCTACCGCAGCCCCTCCTGACGCTTGACCATATCTCCTTCGGCGGGCGCATCGTGCGAGGTGCTTCGCTTTCGCTCTATCCAGGCGAGGTTCTTTGTCTCGTTGGAAAATCCGGCGCGGGAAAGTCGACAATGCTGCGCACGGCGGCCGGATGCCTGCCTCCGACGAAGGGTCAGGTCCTGCTCTCCGTCGATGACGGGACGCCGCTGTCTCTCTACGATCTGCCGGAGCAGGCCCTCGTCCCGCTCCGCCGCCGGCGGTTCGGCTTCGTCGCACAGGATGCCCGCGAGACGCTCGACCTGGCCGCGAGCGCTGCCGCCAACATCGCCCAGACGCTCTTCGACAATGGCGAACGCCACTTCGGCCGGGCCTTGGAGGCTGCACGGCACTGGTTTGGGGCACTGGACCTTGATGAAGCGCGGATGCGGGACCTGCCAGGCGCCTTTTCCGGCGGCAAGCAGCAGCGGCTGCAAATCGCTCGCGCGCTCGTGCACGAGCCGGACATCCTGCTCCTGGACGAACCGACGACGGGCCTCGACACGTCCGCCCAGGCGCGGCTCCTGAGGCTCTTGTCCGAACTCCAGCGCCGGACGGGCGTGGCGATGCTGCTCGTGACCCACGACTTGCGCATAGCCCGACTCCTCGCGCACCGCGTCATCGTTCTGCACGAGGGGCGGATCGTCGAGGAAGCGCCGCCGGACCGATTGGTTGCCGATCCCTGCCATCCAGCAAGTCGCGATCTCGTCGCGTCGATGATTTGA
- a CDS encoding alpha-D-ribose 1-methylphosphonate 5-phosphate C-P-lyase PhnJ produces the protein MTETFAYLDEDSKRSVRRTILKALAVPGYQVPFIAPEMPIAYGWGVGGMVVTASLIGADDRLKVTDHGSDETVNAVNIRAFFTRTAFVATTTRTREATLIQVRQRVPEAMLAEGQVVVYQVPRPDPLRAFVNSAGEAARMHAASDYGRVYTRLFEERAGSGSVAQPGYDYPVMVEGRYLMSPSPIPKRDNVRLDNSPAIQIFGAARERRLYALPPYTRVESIAFEDVPFNTSHPSDGRQCVICGCATSHLDHLLLKDDGTSEWVCSDTECCAERAEEAASA, from the coding sequence ATGACTGAGACCTTCGCCTATCTCGATGAAGACAGCAAACGCTCCGTCCGTCGTACCATTCTGAAGGCACTAGCCGTTCCCGGTTACCAGGTGCCCTTCATCGCGCCGGAAATGCCGATCGCCTATGGTTGGGGTGTTGGCGGCATGGTCGTGACCGCAAGCCTCATCGGTGCAGACGACCGTCTGAAAGTGACCGACCACGGCTCCGACGAGACCGTGAATGCCGTCAATATCCGCGCCTTCTTCACGCGCACCGCCTTCGTTGCCACCACGACCCGGACCCGTGAGGCAACGCTGATCCAGGTCCGCCAGCGCGTGCCCGAGGCGATGCTCGCAGAGGGACAGGTCGTCGTCTACCAGGTGCCGCGGCCGGACCCGCTGCGCGCCTTCGTCAATTCAGCCGGCGAGGCGGCCCGCATGCACGCGGCATCTGACTACGGTCGGGTCTATACGCGGCTCTTCGAGGAGAGGGCGGGAAGCGGAAGCGTCGCCCAGCCCGGCTATGACTATCCCGTCATGGTGGAAGGTCGCTATCTGATGTCACCTTCTCCTATCCCCAAGCGCGACAATGTCCGCCTCGACAATTCACCGGCCATCCAGATCTTCGGCGCGGCACGCGAACGCCGACTCTATGCGCTGCCACCCTATACGCGCGTGGAAAGCATCGCCTTCGAGGACGTTCCCTTTAACACCAGTCATCCCTCGGACGGACGGCAATGCGTGATATGCGGGTGCGCCACGAGCCATCTCGACCACCTTCTCCTCAAGGACGACGGAACGAGCGAATGGGTCTGCTCCGACACGGAATGCTGTGCCGAGCGTGCGGAGGAAGCCGCCAGTGCCTGA
- a CDS encoding carbon-phosphorus lyase complex subunit PhnI: MYVPVKGGEAAIAASLDALARRRRGDPSVPELTVAQIGEQMRGAVDRVMTEGALYDRDLAALALKQAQGDVAEATFLLRAHRATLRRMGHSAPIDFSAIRHDRHISAAVKELPGGQILGATYDYTHRLLDFSLMEEAAFFPLPEEVASTPCAPSSSRCRDRLPGESQEREEAPVDITRVPLRPPYGASETLGHLVRGEEGFLTGIAYTRLRTAGASHPYVEELSAGEVEVFVELEELGLTVSVGDIEVTACRMVAPVLDGRQSHLSPGFGVAFGANERKAVAMATVDQAMKSGLDPDLVLTHGDGVEASGYVSHLKLPHYSDFQADLETIRRLADDD, encoded by the coding sequence ATGTACGTTCCCGTTAAGGGCGGCGAGGCCGCTATCGCTGCAAGTCTTGATGCGCTGGCGCGCAGGCGTCGGGGTGATCCCTCCGTGCCGGAGCTCACGGTTGCCCAGATAGGTGAGCAGATGCGCGGTGCAGTGGACAGGGTTATGACCGAAGGTGCGCTTTACGATCGGGACCTCGCAGCCCTTGCGCTTAAACAGGCACAGGGCGACGTGGCAGAGGCGACGTTCCTGCTGCGCGCCCATCGTGCGACCTTGCGGCGTATGGGCCATAGCGCGCCTATCGACTTTTCGGCCATCCGTCACGACCGGCATATCTCAGCCGCGGTGAAGGAACTGCCGGGCGGCCAGATTCTGGGGGCGACCTACGACTATACCCACCGGCTGCTCGATTTCTCGCTCATGGAGGAGGCGGCTTTTTTTCCTCTTCCCGAGGAGGTTGCGAGCACTCCATGCGCGCCTTCCTCATCCCGCTGCCGCGATCGCCTTCCCGGGGAGAGTCAGGAGCGGGAGGAGGCGCCGGTCGACATCACGCGGGTGCCGCTGCGTCCTCCCTACGGTGCATCCGAAACGCTCGGCCATCTGGTGCGGGGCGAGGAAGGCTTCTTGACGGGCATTGCCTATACGCGCCTTCGCACCGCCGGCGCGTCCCATCCCTATGTCGAGGAGCTTTCCGCAGGGGAAGTCGAGGTTTTCGTCGAGTTGGAGGAGCTCGGCCTCACCGTCTCTGTCGGCGATATCGAGGTGACGGCCTGCCGCATGGTGGCCCCGGTACTCGACGGGCGGCAATCGCATCTGTCCCCGGGCTTCGGCGTTGCCTTCGGCGCCAACGAGCGCAAGGCCGTGGCGATGGCGACAGTCGATCAGGCGATGAAATCTGGGCTCGACCCGGACCTGGTGCTGACGCATGGCGACGGGGTCGAGGCGAGCGGCTACGTCTCGCATCTCAAGCTGCCGCACTACTCCGATTTCCAGGCCGATCTCGAAACGATCCGGAGGCTTGCCGACGATGACTGA
- the phnH gene encoding phosphonate C-P lyase system protein PhnH: MKIEIDRRGTDRIHEDQRVFRRLLEAFSYPGKVVVLAEGKAAHAVVLSTLADTTTPLWIDESFVDIRDRAIAARWPMVDRKSCTFALCRGEMLDRIDIFPKGSPADPHLSATVIAEVTGLSGGAALNLSGPGIGPGGRTLAPLGLPATFLAQWTCNNAAYPLGVDLILTAGDWCACLPRSVRLEISDVRSR, from the coding sequence GTGAAAATCGAGATCGACCGGCGAGGCACGGATCGTATCCACGAGGACCAGCGCGTATTCCGCCGGCTTCTGGAAGCCTTCTCCTACCCCGGCAAAGTCGTGGTCCTTGCTGAAGGCAAGGCGGCGCACGCGGTCGTTCTGTCAACATTGGCCGACACTACGACACCGCTCTGGATCGACGAAAGCTTCGTGGATATTCGGGATCGCGCAATCGCGGCGCGGTGGCCGATGGTGGATAGAAAGTCCTGCACCTTTGCCCTCTGTCGTGGCGAGATGCTGGATCGGATCGATATCTTTCCGAAGGGAAGCCCGGCCGACCCGCATCTTTCCGCCACGGTCATTGCGGAGGTCACGGGCCTTTCGGGCGGTGCGGCGCTCAACCTTTCGGGGCCGGGAATCGGACCCGGGGGTCGGACCCTCGCCCCCCTTGGCCTGCCGGCGACGTTTCTCGCGCAATGGACGTGCAACAACGCTGCCTATCCGCTCGGCGTCGACCTCATCCTGACGGCGGGAGATTGGTGCGCCTGCCTTCCCCGTAGCGTGAGGCTGGAGATATCCGATGTACGTTCCCGTTAA
- the phnG gene encoding phosphonate C-P lyase system protein PhnG, translated as MTPRSAVPEHCSTEGGRREWMGVLARAPIDLLRSAFDGSRQRHAARRFVGPEVGLLQLCAKAPVTGTPFHLGEATMTRCIVEIDGRRGYAVVLGRDPERAELAAFFDALLQDPQSHALLALELLQPAEDAIMARRCRKAEEAQKTAAHFFTAARQGSAP; from the coding sequence ATGACGCCAAGGTCAGCCGTGCCTGAGCACTGTTCCACCGAGGGCGGGCGTCGTGAATGGATGGGGGTGCTTGCCCGCGCCCCTATCGACCTCTTGAGATCGGCCTTCGACGGCAGCCGGCAGCGCCATGCGGCGCGCCGGTTTGTCGGACCGGAGGTCGGCCTTCTTCAGTTGTGTGCGAAAGCGCCCGTGACGGGAACGCCCTTCCATCTCGGCGAGGCGACCATGACGCGCTGCATCGTGGAGATCGACGGTCGGCGCGGTTATGCCGTGGTGCTCGGCCGCGATCCGGAGCGGGCTGAACTCGCCGCCTTCTTCGACGCGCTGCTGCAGGATCCGCAGTCGCACGCCCTGCTCGCATTGGAGCTGCTGCAGCCGGCCGAAGACGCCATCATGGCGCGGCGATGCCGCAAGGCCGAGGAGGCGCAGAAGACGGCGGCGCATTTCTTCACCGCGGCGAGACAAGGAAGTGCACCGTGA
- a CDS encoding ABC transporter ATP-binding protein — translation MITLKDAGLRRGERWIFRHVSFKLAEGEVLAILGRNGRGKTTLLRTLLGSLTLTEGERTMPALVGYVPQLQSGGEQHRCLDIVTMGRAGRLGLFGLPGKQDEAAALSALAAVGAECFAGRPFGQLSGGERQVVLLARALATETKVLVLDEPAASLDLANQDLLLGVLMRLRQARGHTIIFTTHHPQHGLFLADRALMMHAGDEVRYGQASAMMTDGELARLYGVPFARHTPDPGRPDVVSPIFGAAPLPS, via the coding sequence ATGATCACACTCAAGGATGCCGGCCTTCGAAGGGGTGAGCGCTGGATCTTCCGCCATGTCAGCTTCAAGCTGGCGGAGGGTGAGGTGCTGGCGATCCTCGGCCGTAACGGACGGGGCAAGACGACGCTGCTGCGCACCTTGCTCGGTTCGCTGACATTGACCGAGGGTGAGCGCACCATGCCGGCGCTCGTCGGCTATGTGCCGCAGTTGCAAAGTGGCGGCGAGCAGCATCGCTGCCTCGATATCGTGACGATGGGACGGGCCGGGCGGCTCGGGCTTTTCGGCCTGCCGGGCAAGCAGGACGAGGCGGCGGCGCTCTCCGCGCTCGCGGCCGTGGGCGCCGAGTGTTTCGCCGGGCGGCCCTTCGGCCAGCTTTCCGGCGGCGAGCGGCAGGTTGTGCTGCTTGCCCGGGCGCTGGCGACGGAAACGAAAGTACTGGTGCTCGACGAGCCGGCCGCCTCGCTCGACCTCGCCAATCAGGACCTTCTGCTCGGAGTCCTCATGCGCCTGCGGCAGGCGCGCGGCCATACGATCATCTTTACGACCCACCATCCGCAGCACGGCCTGTTCCTTGCGGACCGGGCGCTGATGATGCATGCCGGAGACGAGGTCCGCTATGGCCAAGCCTCCGCGATGATGACGGACGGAGAACTCGCCCGTCTCTACGGCGTGCCGTTTGCCCGCCATACTCCCGACCCCGGCCGGCCAGATGTCGTTTCCCCGATCTTCGGGGCGGCGCCCCTTCCATCATAA